In one Silene latifolia isolate original U9 population chromosome 10, ASM4854445v1, whole genome shotgun sequence genomic region, the following are encoded:
- the LOC141605090 gene encoding putative polygalacturonase isoform X1 produces MELQPSISLSYWLRWFLDMVSKHLKQKLKLMVGVQYSQNSATIMMGMFKFILITILVSIGSGECRKEKKVQEYGSTDIEYNAISCRTHSAVLTDFGAVGDGKTLNTKAFQDAINHLSQFCEDGGAQLIVPAGKWLTGSFNLTSHFTLFLQKDAVLLASQDISSWPVIDPLPSYGRGRDTKGGRFISLIFGTNLTDVVITGENATIDGQGELWWQQFHKGKLKNTRPYLIEIMYSNSIQISNLTLVNSPTWNVHPVYSSDIVIQGLTIIAPITSPNTDGINPDSCSNTRIEDCYIISGDDCIAVKSGWDEYGIAFGMPTEHLTIRRLTCISPFSATIALGSEMSGGIRDVRAEDITAINTESGVRIKTGVGRGGYVKDIYVRRMTLQTMKWVFWMTGNYGSHPDDKYDPNALPEIRNINYKDVVADNVRMAGRMEGIQGDPFTGICLSNMTISIGVKGRKKMPWTCTDVKGISTGVTPTPCEALNGQAYGNDIGECDFPEDKLPIDDVELKQCSYRVN; encoded by the exons ATGGAACTCCAACCATCGATCAGCTTAAGTtattggttgagatggtttcttgacatgGTATCAAAGCATCTGAAACAAAAACTTAAGCTGATGGTTGGAGTCCAATATTCG CAGAATTCCGCGACTATTATGATGGGAATGTTCAAGTTTATATTGATAACAATTCTGGTAAGCATAGGAAGTGGTGAATGTAGGAAAGAAAAGAAGGTACAAGAGTATGGTTCTACTGATATAGAGTACAATGCAATAAGCTGCAGAACTCACAGTGCAGTCCTGACTGATTTCGGAGCCGTCGGAGATGGGAAAACCCTCAACACCAAGGCCTTTCAGGATGCTATCAACCACTTAAGCCAGTTTTGTGAAGATGGAGGTGCTCAGCTTATTGTTCCTGCAGGAAAATGGCTTACAGGAAGCTTCAATCTTACTAGTCATTTCACCCTTTTTCTTCAGAAGGATGCTGTTCTTCTTGCTTCTCAG GATATTAGCAGCTGGCCAGTGATTGACCCTTTGCCATCATATGGTAGAGGAAGGGACACTAAGGGAGGGAGATTTATCAGTCTCATTTTCGGAACAAATCTGACGGATGTCGTCATAACAG GTGAAAATGCGACAATTGATGGTCAAGGAGAACTGTGGTGGCAACAGTTTCACAAAGGGAAGCTTAAAAACACCAGACCTTACCTGATAGAAATAATGTATTCAAACAGTATTCAGATTTCTAACCTTACTCTGGTCAATTCACCTACATGGAATGTGCATCCAGTTTACAGCAG TGACATCGTCATACAAGGACTCACAATTATAGCTCCAATAACATCGCCGAATACTGATGGCATCAACCCAG ACTCCTGCAGTAACACCAGGATTGAAGACTGCTACATAATCTCTGGGGATGACTGTATTGCAGTTAAAAGTGGTTGGGATGAGTATGGCATTGCATTCGGCATGCCAACAGAACACTTGACTATCAGACGGCTAACGTGCATCTCACCCTTCAGTGCAACAATTGCCCTTGGAAGTGAGATGTCTGGTGGCATCAGAGATGTCCGGGCCGAGGATATTACAGCCATAAACACAGAATCAGGGGTCAGGATTAAGACAGGTGTAGGACGAGGAGGCTATGTGAAGGATATATATGTAAGAAGGATGACCCTGCAAACAATGAAGTGGGTGTTCTGGATGACTGGCAACTACGGATCCCACCCTGACGACAAATACGACCCAAATGCTCTGCCTGAGATCCGAAATATCAACTATAAAGATGTGGTAGCAGACAATGTAAGGATGGCTGGGAGAATGGAGGGAATCCAAGGCGACCCGTTTACTGGAATATGTTTATCAAATATGACGATTTCAATAGGTGTTAAGGGAAGGAAAAAGATGCCTTGGACATGCACAGATGTGAAGGGAATTAGTACGGGAGTGACGCCTACACCCTGCGAGGCACTAAATGGTCAAGCATATGGGAATGATATCGGTGAATGTGACTTTCCAGAAGATAAACTGCCAATCGACGATGTTGAGCTAAAACAATGCTCATACAGGGTGAACTGA
- the LOC141605090 gene encoding putative polygalacturonase isoform X2: MELQPSISLSYWLRWFLDMVSKHLKQKLKLMVGVQYSNSATIMMGMFKFILITILVSIGSGECRKEKKVQEYGSTDIEYNAISCRTHSAVLTDFGAVGDGKTLNTKAFQDAINHLSQFCEDGGAQLIVPAGKWLTGSFNLTSHFTLFLQKDAVLLASQDISSWPVIDPLPSYGRGRDTKGGRFISLIFGTNLTDVVITGENATIDGQGELWWQQFHKGKLKNTRPYLIEIMYSNSIQISNLTLVNSPTWNVHPVYSSDIVIQGLTIIAPITSPNTDGINPDSCSNTRIEDCYIISGDDCIAVKSGWDEYGIAFGMPTEHLTIRRLTCISPFSATIALGSEMSGGIRDVRAEDITAINTESGVRIKTGVGRGGYVKDIYVRRMTLQTMKWVFWMTGNYGSHPDDKYDPNALPEIRNINYKDVVADNVRMAGRMEGIQGDPFTGICLSNMTISIGVKGRKKMPWTCTDVKGISTGVTPTPCEALNGQAYGNDIGECDFPEDKLPIDDVELKQCSYRVN, translated from the exons ATGGAACTCCAACCATCGATCAGCTTAAGTtattggttgagatggtttcttgacatgGTATCAAAGCATCTGAAACAAAAACTTAAGCTGATGGTTGGAGTCCAATATTCG AATTCCGCGACTATTATGATGGGAATGTTCAAGTTTATATTGATAACAATTCTGGTAAGCATAGGAAGTGGTGAATGTAGGAAAGAAAAGAAGGTACAAGAGTATGGTTCTACTGATATAGAGTACAATGCAATAAGCTGCAGAACTCACAGTGCAGTCCTGACTGATTTCGGAGCCGTCGGAGATGGGAAAACCCTCAACACCAAGGCCTTTCAGGATGCTATCAACCACTTAAGCCAGTTTTGTGAAGATGGAGGTGCTCAGCTTATTGTTCCTGCAGGAAAATGGCTTACAGGAAGCTTCAATCTTACTAGTCATTTCACCCTTTTTCTTCAGAAGGATGCTGTTCTTCTTGCTTCTCAG GATATTAGCAGCTGGCCAGTGATTGACCCTTTGCCATCATATGGTAGAGGAAGGGACACTAAGGGAGGGAGATTTATCAGTCTCATTTTCGGAACAAATCTGACGGATGTCGTCATAACAG GTGAAAATGCGACAATTGATGGTCAAGGAGAACTGTGGTGGCAACAGTTTCACAAAGGGAAGCTTAAAAACACCAGACCTTACCTGATAGAAATAATGTATTCAAACAGTATTCAGATTTCTAACCTTACTCTGGTCAATTCACCTACATGGAATGTGCATCCAGTTTACAGCAG TGACATCGTCATACAAGGACTCACAATTATAGCTCCAATAACATCGCCGAATACTGATGGCATCAACCCAG ACTCCTGCAGTAACACCAGGATTGAAGACTGCTACATAATCTCTGGGGATGACTGTATTGCAGTTAAAAGTGGTTGGGATGAGTATGGCATTGCATTCGGCATGCCAACAGAACACTTGACTATCAGACGGCTAACGTGCATCTCACCCTTCAGTGCAACAATTGCCCTTGGAAGTGAGATGTCTGGTGGCATCAGAGATGTCCGGGCCGAGGATATTACAGCCATAAACACAGAATCAGGGGTCAGGATTAAGACAGGTGTAGGACGAGGAGGCTATGTGAAGGATATATATGTAAGAAGGATGACCCTGCAAACAATGAAGTGGGTGTTCTGGATGACTGGCAACTACGGATCCCACCCTGACGACAAATACGACCCAAATGCTCTGCCTGAGATCCGAAATATCAACTATAAAGATGTGGTAGCAGACAATGTAAGGATGGCTGGGAGAATGGAGGGAATCCAAGGCGACCCGTTTACTGGAATATGTTTATCAAATATGACGATTTCAATAGGTGTTAAGGGAAGGAAAAAGATGCCTTGGACATGCACAGATGTGAAGGGAATTAGTACGGGAGTGACGCCTACACCCTGCGAGGCACTAAATGGTCAAGCATATGGGAATGATATCGGTGAATGTGACTTTCCAGAAGATAAACTGCCAATCGACGATGTTGAGCTAAAACAATGCTCATACAGGGTGAACTGA
- the LOC141605091 gene encoding uncharacterized protein LOC141605091 → MKDHQKHSKSFIKNHTKSLPTLALYLLISLSIILTFYSLKSLYLFPSSSRNHDPSIRTSFVGPRSGPGPALPNPEPEPTELGHLIFGIGAAAKHWARRKEYVKYWWPGGNVTRGYVFLDRPVYPTQPDNPSDYPTLKVSGNTGQFPYSYRRGSRSALRITRIVSEMVRMVGESDDVRWFVMGDDDTVFFTDNLIRVLRKYDHTKKYYVGSNSETHMQNINFAYDMAFGGGGFAISYPLAKAIEKMQDRCIRRYAPLYGSDDRIHACLAELGVPLTKEPGFHQCDVHGNLFGLLAAHPVAPLVSLHHLDILDPIFPYMTPAQALTRLKTPSKLDSASLMQQSICYDKVRNWTISVSWGYAVQIIRGSITPREMQRPARTFFNWYKQDDPSGFSFNTRPFSHHPCQKPYVYYVNNAQIISPDTNVTRSDYLNHRIPHSYCWWEDESPEKIHRVEVYKTIDPHKWDEAPRRDCCRVQGTNNEHTMAIEVGKCGEDEVMEPFQ, encoded by the exons ATGAAAGATCACCAAAAACACTCAAAATCCTTCATTAAAAACCACACAAAATCTCTTCCTACATTAGCTTTATATCTCCTTATTTCACTATCTATCATTCTCACTTTTTACTCTCTAAAATCTCTCTACCTCTTCCCCTCCTCATCGCGTAATCACGACCCTAGTATCAGAACATCCTTCGTTGGACCAAGGTCCGGACCGGGCCCGGCCTTGCCTAATCCCGAGCCGGAGCCCACCGAATTAGGACATCTCATCTTCGGCATTGGGGCGGCCGCCAAGCACTGGGCCCGCCGGAAAGAGTACGTAAAGTATTGGTGGCCCGGGGGTAATGTGACCCGTGGGTATGTTTTCTTGGACCGGCCCGTGTACCCGACCCAGCCCGATAACCCGTCCGACTACCCGACCCTTAAGGTGTCGGGTAATACGGGCCAGTTCCCTTACTCGTATAGGAGAGGGTCTAGGTCGGCCTTAAGGATAACTAGGATAGTATCTGAGATGGTTCGGATGGTTGGTGAGTCGGACGATGTGAGGTGGTTCGTAATGGGGGACGATGATACCGTATTTTTTACGGATAATTTGATTAGGGTTTTAAGGAAGTATGATCATACTAAGAAGTACTACGTAGGGAGTAACTCGGAGACGCATATGCAAAATATTAATTTTGCGTATGATATGGCTTTTGGTGGTGGAGGGTTTGCTATTAGTTATCCCTTAGCTAAGGCTATTGAAAAAATGCAGGATCGTTGTATCCGAAGGTATGCTCCGTTGTATGGTTCGGATGATCGGATCCATGCTTGTTTAGCTGAACTCGGTGTTCCCCTTACCAAAGAGCCGGGTTTTCATCAG TGTGATGTTCATGGCAATCTATTTGGACTACTAGCAGCACACCCAGTAGCACCATTAGTCTCCTTACATCACCTAGACATACTAGACCCAATCTTTCCCTACATGACTCCGGCTCAAGCCCTAACTCGCCTAAAGACTCCCTCAAAACTCGACTCAGCCTCACTAATGCAACAATCAATTTGCTATGACAAAGTCCGAAATTGGACTATCTCGGTCTCTTGGGGTTACGCGGTCCAAATAATCCGAGGCTCAATCACGCCTCGAGAAATGCAACGACCGGCTAGGACATTTTTCAATTGGTACAAGCAAGATGACCCGTCGGGATTTTCTTTTAATACAAGGCCGTTTAGTCACCACCCTTGTCAAAAGCCGTATGTATATTACGTTAATAATGCTCAAATTATTAGTCCCGACACGAACGTGACAAGGAGTGACTATTTGAATCATCGAATTCCTCATTCTTATTGTTGGTGGGAGGATGAAAGTCCTGAGAAGATTCATCGAGTTGAGGTTTATAAGACGATTGATCCTCACAAGTGGGATGAG GCTCCGAGAAGAGATTGTTGCAGGGTACAAGGCACAAATAATGAACATACAATGGCAATTGAGGTAGGGAAATGCGGAGAAGACGAAGTCATGGAACCATTTCAATAG
- the LOC141605090 gene encoding putative polygalacturonase isoform X3, translating to MMGMFKFILITILVSIGSGECRKEKKVQEYGSTDIEYNAISCRTHSAVLTDFGAVGDGKTLNTKAFQDAINHLSQFCEDGGAQLIVPAGKWLTGSFNLTSHFTLFLQKDAVLLASQDISSWPVIDPLPSYGRGRDTKGGRFISLIFGTNLTDVVITGENATIDGQGELWWQQFHKGKLKNTRPYLIEIMYSNSIQISNLTLVNSPTWNVHPVYSSDIVIQGLTIIAPITSPNTDGINPDSCSNTRIEDCYIISGDDCIAVKSGWDEYGIAFGMPTEHLTIRRLTCISPFSATIALGSEMSGGIRDVRAEDITAINTESGVRIKTGVGRGGYVKDIYVRRMTLQTMKWVFWMTGNYGSHPDDKYDPNALPEIRNINYKDVVADNVRMAGRMEGIQGDPFTGICLSNMTISIGVKGRKKMPWTCTDVKGISTGVTPTPCEALNGQAYGNDIGECDFPEDKLPIDDVELKQCSYRVN from the exons ATGATGGGAATGTTCAAGTTTATATTGATAACAATTCTGGTAAGCATAGGAAGTGGTGAATGTAGGAAAGAAAAGAAGGTACAAGAGTATGGTTCTACTGATATAGAGTACAATGCAATAAGCTGCAGAACTCACAGTGCAGTCCTGACTGATTTCGGAGCCGTCGGAGATGGGAAAACCCTCAACACCAAGGCCTTTCAGGATGCTATCAACCACTTAAGCCAGTTTTGTGAAGATGGAGGTGCTCAGCTTATTGTTCCTGCAGGAAAATGGCTTACAGGAAGCTTCAATCTTACTAGTCATTTCACCCTTTTTCTTCAGAAGGATGCTGTTCTTCTTGCTTCTCAG GATATTAGCAGCTGGCCAGTGATTGACCCTTTGCCATCATATGGTAGAGGAAGGGACACTAAGGGAGGGAGATTTATCAGTCTCATTTTCGGAACAAATCTGACGGATGTCGTCATAACAG GTGAAAATGCGACAATTGATGGTCAAGGAGAACTGTGGTGGCAACAGTTTCACAAAGGGAAGCTTAAAAACACCAGACCTTACCTGATAGAAATAATGTATTCAAACAGTATTCAGATTTCTAACCTTACTCTGGTCAATTCACCTACATGGAATGTGCATCCAGTTTACAGCAG TGACATCGTCATACAAGGACTCACAATTATAGCTCCAATAACATCGCCGAATACTGATGGCATCAACCCAG ACTCCTGCAGTAACACCAGGATTGAAGACTGCTACATAATCTCTGGGGATGACTGTATTGCAGTTAAAAGTGGTTGGGATGAGTATGGCATTGCATTCGGCATGCCAACAGAACACTTGACTATCAGACGGCTAACGTGCATCTCACCCTTCAGTGCAACAATTGCCCTTGGAAGTGAGATGTCTGGTGGCATCAGAGATGTCCGGGCCGAGGATATTACAGCCATAAACACAGAATCAGGGGTCAGGATTAAGACAGGTGTAGGACGAGGAGGCTATGTGAAGGATATATATGTAAGAAGGATGACCCTGCAAACAATGAAGTGGGTGTTCTGGATGACTGGCAACTACGGATCCCACCCTGACGACAAATACGACCCAAATGCTCTGCCTGAGATCCGAAATATCAACTATAAAGATGTGGTAGCAGACAATGTAAGGATGGCTGGGAGAATGGAGGGAATCCAAGGCGACCCGTTTACTGGAATATGTTTATCAAATATGACGATTTCAATAGGTGTTAAGGGAAGGAAAAAGATGCCTTGGACATGCACAGATGTGAAGGGAATTAGTACGGGAGTGACGCCTACACCCTGCGAGGCACTAAATGGTCAAGCATATGGGAATGATATCGGTGAATGTGACTTTCCAGAAGATAAACTGCCAATCGACGATGTTGAGCTAAAACAATGCTCATACAGGGTGAACTGA